A genomic window from Agreia sp. COWG includes:
- a CDS encoding glutamate ABC transporter substrate-binding protein → MSALRSRSARFALIATLVGTLALTACAPRSGADDLGLTPTPAPSEVAPTTAPAASTCTDVKGQVEPSYSPDSIPAGSTVAAIRESGVLRVGVSADTLLMGSRNPLTGQIEGFDIDVLHQISSAIFGDPNRLQFVVLTSAQRLPALTPDASGKTQVDIVARALTINCARWQSIAFSTEYYAAGQKVLVPSDSPATRIEDLQSENAKTGEKNKVCAPAGTTTLTKLGDYPGIEPVSASTHTECLVLFQQGKVDAITGDDTILAGFAAQDPYAKVVGPAFSSEPYGLGMPAASLDLVSFVNGVLDRMRADGTWTSIYNKWLSVLGPAPAPPAAVYGR, encoded by the coding sequence ATGAGTGCCCTCCGTTCACGTTCCGCACGCTTCGCCCTCATAGCGACGCTCGTGGGCACGCTGGCGCTCACCGCCTGCGCTCCCCGCTCCGGAGCAGACGATCTCGGTCTCACGCCCACGCCCGCCCCCAGTGAGGTCGCGCCCACCACCGCGCCCGCGGCGTCGACGTGCACAGACGTCAAGGGACAGGTCGAGCCGTCTTACTCGCCCGACTCCATCCCCGCCGGCAGCACCGTGGCGGCCATCCGAGAAAGCGGCGTGCTGCGCGTCGGCGTGTCTGCGGACACGCTGCTCATGGGATCCCGCAACCCTCTGACCGGCCAGATCGAGGGCTTCGACATCGACGTGCTGCACCAGATCTCGAGCGCCATCTTCGGCGACCCGAACAGGCTGCAGTTCGTCGTGCTCACCTCGGCCCAGCGCCTACCGGCCCTCACCCCAGATGCGTCGGGCAAGACGCAGGTCGACATCGTTGCCCGCGCACTGACCATCAACTGCGCACGCTGGCAGTCGATCGCGTTCTCGACGGAGTACTACGCGGCCGGTCAGAAGGTGCTCGTGCCGAGTGACAGCCCGGCGACACGCATCGAAGATCTTCAGAGCGAGAACGCGAAGACCGGAGAGAAGAACAAGGTCTGCGCTCCGGCCGGCACGACCACGCTGACGAAGCTCGGCGATTATCCCGGCATCGAACCGGTCTCTGCCTCCACCCACACCGAGTGCCTCGTGCTGTTCCAGCAGGGCAAGGTCGACGCCATCACCGGCGACGACACGATTCTCGCGGGCTTCGCGGCGCAGGACCCCTACGCGAAGGTCGTTGGCCCTGCGTTCAGCTCCGAGCCCTACGGCCTCGGTATGCCCGCCGCGAGCCTCGACCTGGTGTCGTTCGTGAACGGCGTGCTCGACCGCATGCGCGCCGACGGCACCTGGACCAGCATCTACAACAAGTGGCTGAGCGTGCTCGGCCCGGCGCCGGCGCCGCCCGCCGCCGTCTACGGTCGCTGA
- a CDS encoding AAA family ATPase yields the protein MTTSDKNSLGAALDALEAAARGAGIDAVAARDEGVRIAAAVAESAIGASIAWVQQTGASSADEFFEAASSARRWRASPTDLLTALAAESPAAADTYSKALTAVVAAASELGEPSIGVLGAASATAAAQLAGARAGSALAPDRVWPAGFAAAPRSMSSPNPDFARPGDATLQQLAEKAGLTPAGEPLPSAETPTAEAPAPVDGTEVETAPPKPEKSVEELLAELDGLIGLDRDKREIHRQTQLLRIDQLRTAAGLSTPTLTRHLVFLGNPGTGKTTVARLVAGIYAALGILSKGHLVEVDRSELVGGYLGQTATKTSEVIAGAIGGVLFIDEAYGLALDQYGAEAITTIVKDMEDHRDDLVVIVAGYPEPMEGFMQTNPGLASRFSTSITFQDYSDDELRDIFVRLATASDFEPTPDALTRFTEIVSAEPRLEGFGNGRYARNLLDKAIARHAWRLRDVEAPTLDELRLLIAADLNDSSDGGPAEQDAQPTPSKDTE from the coding sequence ATGACGACCTCTGACAAGAACAGCCTGGGCGCGGCCCTCGATGCGCTGGAGGCCGCCGCGCGCGGCGCGGGCATCGACGCCGTCGCAGCTCGAGACGAGGGTGTGCGAATCGCCGCCGCCGTCGCGGAGTCCGCCATCGGGGCCTCCATCGCGTGGGTGCAGCAGACCGGCGCATCCAGTGCCGACGAGTTCTTCGAGGCGGCCTCGAGCGCCCGCCGCTGGCGCGCGTCGCCCACCGATCTGCTCACGGCGCTGGCGGCCGAGTCCCCCGCCGCCGCTGACACCTATTCCAAAGCGCTCACGGCCGTCGTGGCCGCAGCGAGTGAGCTCGGCGAGCCCTCCATCGGCGTGCTCGGCGCGGCATCGGCCACGGCGGCGGCCCAGCTGGCGGGTGCTCGCGCGGGCTCGGCGCTCGCGCCCGACCGGGTGTGGCCCGCAGGATTCGCTGCCGCCCCGCGATCGATGTCTTCGCCGAACCCCGACTTCGCCCGCCCCGGCGACGCAACGCTGCAGCAGCTCGCCGAGAAGGCTGGACTCACGCCTGCGGGCGAGCCACTGCCGAGTGCCGAGACGCCCACCGCAGAGGCCCCGGCCCCTGTCGACGGCACCGAGGTCGAGACCGCTCCGCCGAAGCCCGAGAAGAGCGTCGAGGAGCTGCTCGCCGAACTCGACGGACTGATCGGGCTCGACCGGGACAAGCGCGAGATCCACCGGCAGACCCAGCTGCTGCGCATCGACCAATTGCGCACCGCCGCCGGGCTCAGCACCCCCACGCTCACCCGTCACCTCGTGTTTCTCGGCAACCCCGGCACCGGCAAGACCACGGTGGCCCGCCTCGTGGCCGGCATCTACGCGGCCCTCGGCATCCTGTCTAAAGGGCACCTCGTCGAGGTCGACCGCTCTGAATTGGTGGGCGGCTACCTGGGCCAGACGGCCACTAAGACGTCTGAGGTGATCGCCGGCGCCATCGGCGGCGTGCTGTTCATCGATGAGGCCTATGGGCTCGCGCTCGACCAGTACGGCGCCGAGGCCATCACCACCATCGTGAAAGACATGGAGGACCACCGCGACGACCTCGTGGTGATCGTCGCCGGCTATCCGGAGCCCATGGAGGGCTTCATGCAGACGAACCCGGGCCTCGCGAGCCGTTTCTCGACGTCGATCACGTTCCAGGACTACTCCGACGACGAGCTGCGCGACATCTTCGTGCGCCTCGCCACGGCCAGTGATTTCGAGCCGACACCGGATGCCCTGACCCGCTTCACAGAGATCGTCTCGGCCGAGCCCCGGCTCGAGGGCTTCGGAAACGGCCGCTACGCCCGTAACCTGCTCGACAAGGCGATCGCCCGGCATGCCTGGCGACTGCGTGACGTCGAGGCACCGACCCTCGACGAGCTGCGCCTTCTGATCGCGGCCGACCTGAACGACTCGTCAGATGGCGGCCCCGCCGAGCAAGACGCTCAACCGACCCCGTCGAAGGACACCGAATGA
- a CDS encoding toxic anion resistance protein has product MTDAAPLEAPADSVLTLTAPAPITPVAATSAPKMAPKVDPAALPGLDAKVDTYLDGLLTTDTRSPAFAAKANDVRTMGDVDIKSAADSSNRLLATPVKALQSGGLSEGSKIGTTLLELRRTVEDLDPSEQSMQKKILGFIPFGRKIGDYFRRYESAQSHLNAIIKALYDGQDELRKDNAALNLEKQQLWQTMQRLNEYIYVAERLDVKLSAKIAELDATDPEKAKALREDVLFYVRQKHQDLLTQLAVSIQGYLAIDVIIKNNLELIKGVDRATTTTVSALRTAVIVAQALANQRLVLDQITALNTTTSNMIESTSKMLAEQSASIQSQAASATVGLPQLQAAFANIYATMDSISEFKVQALDSMAQTIGVLETETEKAKPYIERARRTESNEAASSLDLAKR; this is encoded by the coding sequence ATGACCGACGCCGCTCCCCTCGAGGCCCCCGCCGACAGTGTGCTCACGCTCACCGCACCCGCTCCGATCACCCCCGTGGCCGCCACCTCCGCGCCGAAGATGGCTCCGAAGGTCGACCCGGCCGCGCTTCCCGGCCTCGATGCCAAGGTCGATACCTACCTCGACGGCCTGCTCACCACCGACACCCGCTCCCCCGCCTTCGCGGCCAAGGCGAACGACGTGCGCACCATGGGCGACGTCGACATCAAGAGCGCCGCCGACTCCTCGAACCGTCTGCTGGCGACGCCGGTCAAAGCCCTCCAGTCGGGTGGCCTCTCCGAGGGCTCGAAGATCGGCACCACCCTGCTCGAGCTGCGCCGCACGGTCGAAGATCTCGACCCCAGCGAGCAGTCGATGCAGAAGAAGATCCTCGGCTTCATCCCGTTCGGCCGCAAGATCGGCGACTATTTCCGTCGCTACGAGAGCGCGCAGTCGCACCTGAACGCCATCATCAAGGCGCTCTACGACGGGCAAGACGAGCTGCGCAAAGACAACGCCGCCTTGAACCTCGAGAAGCAGCAGCTGTGGCAGACCATGCAGCGGCTCAACGAATACATCTACGTGGCAGAGCGCCTCGACGTGAAGCTGTCGGCCAAGATCGCCGAGCTCGACGCGACCGACCCCGAGAAGGCCAAGGCGCTCCGCGAAGACGTGCTGTTCTACGTGCGCCAGAAGCACCAGGATCTGCTCACCCAGCTCGCCGTGTCTATTCAGGGCTACCTGGCCATCGACGTGATCATCAAGAACAACCTCGAGCTCATCAAGGGCGTCGACCGCGCGACCACGACCACGGTCTCCGCACTGCGCACCGCCGTGATCGTCGCGCAGGCGCTGGCCAACCAGCGGCTCGTGCTCGACCAGATCACGGCACTCAACACCACCACGTCGAACATGATCGAGTCCACCTCGAAGATGCTCGCCGAGCAGTCGGCAAGCATCCAGTCGCAGGCGGCGTCGGCCACGGTCGGGCTGCCTCAGCTGCAGGCGGCCTTCGCCAACATCTACGCCACCATGGATTCCATCTCGGAGTTCAAGGTGCAGGCCCTCGACAGCATGGCGCAGACCATCGGCGTGCTCGAGACCGAGACAGAGAAGGCCAAGCCCTACATCGAGCGAGCCCGTCGCACCGAATCCAACGAAGCCGCCAGCTCGCTAGACCTGGCCAAGCGCTGA
- the corA gene encoding magnesium/cobalt transporter CorA: MTVIDNAIYVDGRRTDNPESLEETFETLTARNGFAWIDLDQPSPEELQAVADEFELHPLAVEDALAGHQRSKLERYGKSRFVVLRPATYLDDVEKVAFGEVHLFVGETFVVTVRRAETPDLSSVRRRLEENPELLARGPQAVLYAVLDRIVDDYAPVAGGLENDIDEIEDQLFDRTTNELSRRIYELSREVMLFQRATHPLVDLVNDLKGSVTDAAVDLEIFRGLRDVLDHTHRIVDRVDASRALLENALTTHLTLVGQDQNNQVKKISSWAAILFAPTLVGTIYGMNFDNMPELHWTFGYPLAVLAMVAMGGVLYTVFKRKGWL; the protein is encoded by the coding sequence ATGACCGTGATCGACAACGCCATCTATGTCGATGGGCGCCGCACAGACAACCCCGAGAGCCTCGAGGAGACGTTCGAGACGCTGACCGCGCGCAACGGCTTCGCGTGGATCGACCTCGATCAGCCCTCCCCCGAAGAGCTGCAGGCCGTCGCCGACGAATTCGAGCTCCACCCCCTCGCGGTTGAGGACGCCCTCGCCGGCCACCAACGATCGAAGCTCGAGCGCTACGGCAAGAGCCGCTTCGTGGTTCTGCGCCCCGCCACCTACCTCGACGACGTCGAGAAGGTGGCCTTCGGCGAGGTGCACCTCTTCGTGGGCGAGACGTTCGTGGTCACCGTCCGCCGCGCCGAGACGCCCGATCTCTCGTCGGTGCGACGGCGCCTCGAAGAGAACCCCGAGCTGCTCGCGCGCGGACCCCAGGCCGTTCTCTACGCGGTGCTCGATCGCATCGTCGACGACTACGCCCCGGTGGCGGGCGGCCTCGAGAACGACATCGACGAGATCGAGGATCAGCTGTTCGACCGCACCACCAACGAGCTGTCTCGGCGCATCTATGAGCTCAGTCGCGAGGTGATGCTGTTCCAGCGCGCGACGCATCCACTCGTCGACCTGGTCAACGATCTCAAGGGCTCGGTCACCGACGCCGCGGTCGACCTCGAGATCTTTCGGGGCCTGCGCGATGTGCTCGACCACACGCACCGCATCGTCGACAGGGTGGATGCCTCGCGCGCGCTTCTCGAGAACGCCCTCACCACGCACCTGACCCTCGTGGGTCAGGACCAGAACAACCAGGTGAAGAAGATCTCGTCGTGGGCCGCGATCCTGTTCGCCCCCACCCTGGTGGGAACCATCTACGGCATGAACTTCGACAACATGCCCGAGCTGCACTGGACCTTCGGCTACCCCCTGGCCGTGCTCGCCATGGTCGCAATGGGCGGCGTGCTCTACACGGTCTTCAAGCGCAAGGGCTGGCTCTGA
- a CDS encoding DUF3515 family protein — MSRPPFARRLAVRITAFAATALVAVSLSACAQTVSLEPAESATDPGCADIIVSLPLNLPTDADNQGMRQTDAQATAAWGTPASILLRCGIPPQGPTTLPCTNINGIDWVEDDSKKPSYRYVTYGRVPTTEVIIDSTVVSGTSTLVDLGPSISKIPQTNKCVGPEDALTIPTDAPSAG, encoded by the coding sequence ATGTCTCGACCTCCCTTCGCGCGCCGGCTTGCCGTTCGCATCACCGCATTCGCCGCAACCGCGCTCGTCGCGGTCTCGCTCAGCGCCTGCGCCCAGACCGTGTCCCTCGAACCCGCAGAGTCGGCCACCGACCCGGGGTGCGCCGACATCATCGTGAGCCTCCCGCTGAATCTGCCGACCGACGCCGACAACCAGGGGATGCGCCAGACCGATGCCCAGGCGACGGCCGCCTGGGGAACGCCCGCGAGCATCCTGCTTCGCTGCGGGATACCGCCGCAGGGGCCGACGACGCTGCCCTGCACGAACATCAACGGCATCGACTGGGTCGAAGACGACTCGAAGAAGCCCAGCTATCGGTACGTCACCTATGGGCGCGTTCCGACGACAGAGGTCATCATCGATTCGACCGTCGTCTCCGGCACATCGACACTGGTCGACCTCGGACCCTCCATCTCGAAGATTCCCCAGACCAACAAGTGCGTCGGTCCCGAGGATGCGCTGACCATCCCCACCGACGCACCGTCGGCCGGCTGA
- a CDS encoding thiamine-phosphate kinase, whose amino-acid sequence MQETFAFPLSPPTDTVAALGELETLRRIVRRLPRSAAELLGPGDDAAVVAAPDGRTVVTTDMMIQGPDFRLAWSSPYELGWKAAVSNLADVAAMGAIPTALLVALAAPSATPVATLEGFADGMRDACEALAPGCGVVGGDLSTSDALTIAVTAFGDLGGHAPVLRSGARPADDVAIAGPLGLAGAGIWLLYRDGSGEPDAAGRREPDAGRGQMVRQRHPALVGEQVAPSSPIALGVVAREAGATAMLDVSDGLVLDASRIANASGVTIELSEQAIAAEAAALVGVDAVVGERARDFVLAGGEDHSLLATFPAGGVPDGFRVIGRVHTRAAEGGASTAGAADAVVTVGGVAYARPGGWDPYADWDGAAG is encoded by the coding sequence GTGCAAGAAACCTTCGCGTTCCCCCTCTCGCCCCCGACCGACACCGTCGCGGCACTCGGCGAGCTCGAGACGCTGCGCAGAATCGTGCGCCGCCTTCCGCGGTCGGCGGCCGAGCTGCTCGGGCCCGGAGACGACGCCGCGGTCGTCGCCGCCCCCGACGGTCGTACGGTCGTGACGACAGACATGATGATCCAGGGCCCCGACTTTCGTCTGGCCTGGTCGAGCCCGTACGAGCTCGGCTGGAAGGCCGCGGTCTCGAACCTCGCCGACGTGGCGGCGATGGGCGCGATTCCGACCGCCCTACTCGTGGCGCTCGCGGCACCCTCGGCCACGCCGGTCGCCACGCTCGAGGGCTTCGCCGACGGAATGCGCGACGCGTGTGAAGCGCTCGCCCCCGGCTGCGGCGTGGTGGGAGGAGACCTCTCGACATCCGATGCCCTCACCATCGCGGTGACCGCGTTCGGTGACCTCGGCGGGCATGCCCCGGTGCTGCGTTCGGGCGCCCGCCCCGCAGACGACGTGGCCATCGCCGGCCCGCTCGGCCTGGCGGGCGCGGGCATCTGGCTGCTGTACCGCGACGGCTCGGGCGAACCGGATGCCGCGGGCCGGCGCGAGCCCGACGCCGGGCGCGGGCAGATGGTGCGGCAGCGGCATCCGGCACTGGTGGGGGAGCAGGTGGCGCCCTCGTCGCCGATCGCGCTCGGGGTTGTGGCGCGAGAGGCGGGCGCGACCGCGATGCTCGACGTATCGGACGGGCTCGTGCTCGATGCCTCGCGGATCGCCAACGCCAGCGGGGTGACGATCGAGCTGTCGGAGCAGGCGATCGCTGCCGAGGCGGCGGCGCTTGTCGGTGTCGACGCTGTCGTGGGGGAGCGCGCGCGGGACTTCGTGCTCGCGGGTGGCGAGGATCACTCGTTGCTGGCGACGTTCCCGGCGGGTGGGGTGCCCGACGGGTTCCGCGTGATCGGCAGGGTGCACACTCGGGCGGCCGAGGGTGGCGCCTCGACTGCAGGCGCTGCGGATGCCGTGGTCACGGTCGGCGGCGTCGCCTACGCCCGTCCGGGCGGCTGGGACCCGTACGCGGACTGGGACGGTGCCGCGGGCTGA
- the rsmD gene encoding 16S rRNA (guanine(966)-N(2))-methyltransferase RsmD: MTRIIAGYAGSRRIAVPRTGTRPTSDRVREAVFSALEARDVLPGSTVVDLYAGSGALGLEAASRGAATVVLVEKNPAAAKVCRENARLLMQGAPKPGPRIDVQPQSVASYLAGSADRGNVDIAFLDPPYDLGDDELAANLAALAPQLSPQAVVVVERSSRSPEPTLPPALELDRRKDYGETTLWWISPA, from the coding sequence GTGACGCGCATCATCGCCGGCTACGCGGGATCGAGACGCATCGCCGTTCCTCGCACGGGCACTCGCCCCACCAGCGACCGGGTTCGTGAGGCCGTGTTCTCAGCCCTCGAGGCGCGCGACGTGCTGCCGGGCTCCACCGTCGTCGACCTCTACGCCGGCTCCGGCGCCCTCGGCCTCGAAGCGGCGAGCCGAGGTGCGGCGACCGTGGTGTTGGTCGAGAAGAACCCCGCCGCGGCGAAGGTGTGCCGCGAGAACGCGCGGCTGCTGATGCAGGGAGCCCCGAAGCCCGGCCCCCGCATCGACGTGCAGCCCCAGTCCGTGGCGAGCTACCTCGCCGGCTCCGCAGACAGGGGCAACGTCGACATCGCTTTTCTCGACCCGCCCTACGATCTCGGCGACGACGAGCTGGCCGCGAACCTGGCCGCCCTCGCGCCGCAGCTCTCGCCTCAGGCCGTGGTCGTCGTCGAGCGCAGCTCCCGCTCCCCAGAGCCCACGCTCCCGCCCGCTCTCGAACTCGACCGCCGCAAGGACTACGGCGAGACCACCCTCTGGTGGATCTCCCCCGCGTAA
- a CDS encoding ATP-dependent DNA helicase RecG has translation MTGSAPVSPHGVSILDKKLTAPGVGVGGKTATPLQKSLGIVTVGDLLSHYPRRYALRGELTALDALPLGENVTIVAEVRQVQKRTMKSKRGSILEARLSDGQGYLTITFFNQAWREATLVPGARGVFTGKVTDYRGALQLAHPAYELFDDIELKDGAAATSKWLNQPIPIYPATSAITSWEIAATVKLVLDNLLVGGAANVPDPVPDEVALERGLLGYGRALELLHRPEQTRDWQRARDALRFQEAFVLQAALLEQRRLTHESSATPRVPKPGGFLERFDARLPFELTGDQKLVGSEIAADMAKTEPMNRLVQGEVGSGKTIVALRAMLATADSGGQSALLAPTEVLASQHLRSIVRALGPDLAAELIPTLHTGQLPTADRRKALLRMVSGQSRIVVGTHALLGDKVTFYDLGLVVVDEQHRFGVDQRDDLRRKGATPPHVLVLTATPIPRTVAMTVFGDLDVSTIAELPAGRQPIETFVVPLAEKPGWSARIWTRMAEELALDRQAFVVCPAIDAATSDETGDGDPDGDDLLVEATTPAGKKTARTVAKPAPTEAAAPAPGRPIASVEAITKLVKTNPALAGARVASLHGRMPSEEKEQIMRAFADGDIDVIVATTVIEVGVDVPNASTMVVMDAERFGVSQLHQLRGRVGRGGVPGLCLLVTNAELETVGRERVDAVASTLDGFELAQIDLELRHEGNVLGRNQSGGKSSLRLLRVTTDGDLITDARMAASLIVDADPGFGEHPALREALDRRLREVEAEFLVKS, from the coding sequence ATGACAGGTTCGGCCCCGGTTTCGCCCCACGGCGTCAGCATCCTCGATAAGAAGCTCACCGCCCCCGGGGTGGGCGTCGGCGGCAAGACCGCGACGCCGCTACAGAAGTCGCTGGGCATCGTCACAGTCGGCGACCTGCTGAGCCACTACCCGCGGCGCTATGCCCTTCGCGGTGAACTCACGGCGCTCGACGCGCTTCCGCTCGGCGAGAACGTGACCATCGTGGCCGAGGTGCGCCAGGTGCAGAAGCGCACCATGAAGTCGAAGCGTGGCTCCATTCTCGAGGCTCGGCTCAGTGACGGTCAGGGGTATCTCACGATCACCTTCTTCAACCAGGCGTGGCGCGAGGCCACGCTGGTGCCGGGCGCGCGTGGCGTCTTCACGGGCAAGGTCACCGACTACCGCGGAGCCCTGCAGCTGGCGCACCCCGCCTACGAGCTGTTCGACGACATCGAGCTGAAAGACGGTGCGGCAGCAACGTCGAAGTGGCTGAACCAGCCGATTCCGATCTATCCGGCCACCTCGGCGATCACCAGCTGGGAGATCGCGGCCACGGTGAAGCTGGTGCTCGACAATCTGCTCGTCGGCGGCGCCGCGAACGTGCCCGATCCGGTTCCCGACGAGGTGGCTCTCGAGCGCGGGCTGCTCGGCTACGGTCGGGCGCTCGAACTGCTGCATCGCCCCGAGCAGACGCGCGACTGGCAGAGAGCTCGGGATGCGCTGCGCTTTCAAGAGGCCTTCGTTCTGCAGGCGGCCCTGCTCGAGCAGCGCCGGCTCACCCACGAGAGCAGCGCCACTCCGCGCGTGCCCAAGCCGGGCGGCTTTCTCGAGCGCTTCGATGCGCGGCTTCCGTTCGAGTTGACCGGCGACCAGAAGCTCGTGGGCAGCGAGATCGCCGCCGACATGGCCAAGACCGAGCCCATGAACCGCCTCGTGCAGGGCGAGGTCGGCTCGGGCAAGACCATCGTGGCGCTGCGGGCGATGCTCGCCACCGCCGACTCTGGAGGGCAGTCTGCGCTGCTCGCCCCCACCGAGGTGCTCGCCAGTCAGCACCTGCGCTCTATCGTGCGGGCGCTCGGTCCCGACCTGGCGGCAGAGCTCATCCCCACCCTGCACACCGGGCAACTGCCCACCGCCGACCGACGTAAGGCCCTGCTGCGCATGGTCTCTGGACAGTCCCGCATCGTGGTCGGCACGCACGCACTGCTCGGCGACAAGGTCACGTTCTACGACCTCGGCCTCGTGGTGGTCGACGAGCAGCACCGCTTCGGCGTCGACCAGCGCGACGACCTGCGGCGCAAGGGCGCCACCCCGCCGCACGTGCTGGTGCTGACTGCCACGCCCATACCTCGCACGGTGGCCATGACCGTGTTCGGCGACCTCGACGTGTCGACCATCGCCGAGCTTCCCGCGGGAAGGCAGCCGATCGAGACCTTCGTGGTGCCGCTGGCCGAGAAGCCCGGCTGGAGTGCGCGCATCTGGACCCGCATGGCCGAGGAACTCGCGCTCGATCGGCAGGCATTCGTGGTGTGCCCGGCCATCGACGCTGCCACTTCGGATGAGACCGGCGACGGCGATCCCGACGGCGACGATCTTCTCGTCGAGGCGACCACCCCGGCCGGCAAGAAGACCGCGCGGACGGTGGCGAAGCCCGCGCCCACCGAGGCCGCGGCGCCGGCGCCCGGCCGGCCCATCGCATCCGTCGAGGCCATCACAAAGCTCGTCAAGACCAACCCGGCGCTCGCGGGCGCGCGGGTCGCCTCGCTGCACGGTCGCATGCCGAGCGAAGAGAAGGAGCAGATCATGCGCGCCTTCGCCGACGGCGACATCGACGTGATCGTGGCGACCACCGTGATCGAGGTCGGTGTCGACGTTCCGAACGCCTCGACCATGGTCGTGATGGATGCCGAGCGGTTCGGCGTCTCGCAGCTGCATCAGCTTCGGGGTCGCGTCGGCCGCGGCGGGGTTCCCGGGCTGTGCCTGCTGGTCACGAACGCCGAACTCGAGACGGTGGGCCGTGAGCGGGTCGACGCGGTGGCCTCCACCCTCGACGGCTTCGAGCTGGCCCAGATCGACCTGGAGCTGCGCCACGAGGGCAATGTGCTGGGCCGAAACCAGTCGGGCGGCAAGTCGAGCCTGCGCCTGTTGCGCGTGACCACCGACGGCGACCTGATCACCGACGCCCGCATGGCCGCGTCGCTGATCGTTGACGCCGACCCCGGATTCGGCGAGCACCCCGCGCTGCGCGAGGCCCTGGATCGCAGGCTCCGCGAGGTCGAGGCGGAGTTCTTGGTGAAGAGCTGA